CGGCTTCCGCGAGATCAGCATGCTCGGTACCGATGCCGATGGCCGCAAGTACTATGCGTCGTGGGGCATCGTGCTCGGCGACTTGGCGCACTAGGCGCTTCACAAACTCGTAACCGGCAGACCAAAGGACACTCCGTGTACAACGAGCACGATCGACCGAGCACCCGCAAGATGCTCATCACCGGCGCGATCTGGGTCGCCGGAATCGCGGCCGTCATCGCTGTGGCTGCGGTTGTGTTCGGCATGGCGACCTCGCACTCGGCGTCGAGCACATCGAACGGCGCGTTGGCGAGTCCGGGCGTCGAGTCCCCGGCGACGATGACGGCCACGATCCCAAGCTCGGAGCCGGCGCCATCTGCGGCAGTCACAACGCAGCAGGTCGCGCCCTCACCCGCGACCGCGCCCGCGCCGACCGCGCCGAAGAAGGCGACGCCCGCGCCTGCGAAGACGACTGCCGCACCAGCGGTGAGCGGTGCTAGCGTCGTGGTGATCGACGCTGGCCACGAGGCCAAGGTCGTTCCGGGCGTGGACCCGATCGGTCCGGGCTCGACCACAACGAAGGCTAAGATCCTGTCCGGAGCCTACGACAGCTTCACGCATACCGAGGAAAGCGAACGTAACCTCGAGGTCGCGCTCAGGCTTCAGAAAGTGCTTGAGGCGCGCGGCGTCAAAGTCGTGATGGTCCGCACGAAGCAGAACGTCCAGATCACCAACAAGCAGCGCGCCGAGCTGGCCAACAGCGTTAACGCGGCGCTGTTCATCCGCCTGCATTGCGACAGCGGGCCGTCCAACGTCACCGGCGTTCTCACGTTGCGCCCCGAGAAGAACTGGTACCCAGCGCACCCCATCGTCGCGCAAAGCAAGATTGCGGCGAGCCTGATTCAGGCGGCAACTCTTGCCGCGACCGGCGCGAAGGATCGCGGCATCACGCCGCGCAACGACGAGGTCGGCTTCAACTGGTCGCAGGTCCCGTCCGTGCTTGTCGAGATGGGGCTGTTGAGCAACAAGACCGAAGCGACAAAGCTCGGAACCGCCGCCTACCAGAACAAACTCGCCGACGGCATGGCCAATGGCATCGTCGCGTATCTGAAGACGCGATAGGGAAGCGCGCTCGATCGCAACCGAAAGGGCCGCCCAGTGGGCGGCCCTTTCTTGTGAGCATCCTTTGCGGCTTGCAGGAAACCATTGCGAGTTGCCGGAATGCGTTGTGCTTGCTGGTATGTCTTGCGGGAGGTTCGTCACGGTGCGACGTGGCCCCGGGTTACTAGTGGGTCACGCGGACCTTGAATCCTTGGCCACCGCACGACGGGCACTTGCGGTTCACGTCTCGGCCGGTCTGGTC
This genomic stretch from Coriobacteriia bacterium harbors:
- a CDS encoding N-acetylmuramoyl-L-alanine amidase — translated: MYNEHDRPSTRKMLITGAIWVAGIAAVIAVAAVVFGMATSHSASSTSNGALASPGVESPATMTATIPSSEPAPSAAVTTQQVAPSPATAPAPTAPKKATPAPAKTTAAPAVSGASVVVIDAGHEAKVVPGVDPIGPGSTTTKAKILSGAYDSFTHTEESERNLEVALRLQKVLEARGVKVVMVRTKQNVQITNKQRAELANSVNAALFIRLHCDSGPSNVTGVLTLRPEKNWYPAHPIVAQSKIAASLIQAATLAATGAKDRGITPRNDEVGFNWSQVPSVLVEMGLLSNKTEATKLGTAAYQNKLADGMANGIVAYLKTR